A portion of the Glycine max cultivar Williams 82 chromosome 10, Glycine_max_v4.0, whole genome shotgun sequence genome contains these proteins:
- the LOC100499678 gene encoding uncharacterized protein LOC100499678 (The RefSeq protein has 1 substitution compared to this genomic sequence), with protein MGTDKSNRVGLVISRTDPIRDFLSDASKDATLSDELQRTSSDLLLQSEIPYVPFRTVWMASDPSTRPDLTRLFSGTRFIFSSPKPREKSEELKARLKKLEDIAERKAYQELVKDITPPKDVQEPFSSYKDQLGFGLHVVVTMFTGYLLGYAAFRALFNHSPAMNAAGGILGLVGAMFVETFLFIIRSSNADADKTRESSQKPRSSFSTSRIKKNQ; from the exons ATGGGTACTGACAAGTCAAACCGGGTCGGGTTAGTGATATCCAGAACTGACCCGATTCGGGATTTCCTTTCCGACGCATCAAAAGACGCGACTCTCTCCGACGAACTTCAACGAACATCCTCCGATCTGCTCCTCCAGTCGGAGATACCCTACGTGCCATTTCGCACTGTGTGGATGGCCTCTGACCCATCAACCAGACCCGACTTGACCCGACTCTTTTCGGGCACCCGCTTCATCTTCTCCAGCCCTAAGCCCAGGGAAAAG AGTGAAGAATTGAAGGCGAGGCTGAAAAAGTTGGAAGATATAGCGGAGAGGAAAGCGTATCAAGAGCTTGTGAAGGATATTACGCCGCCTAAGGATGTTCAGGAACCCTTCTCTTCTTACAAGGATCAATTAggctttg GTTTGCATGTTGTGGTTACCATGTTTACTGGCTATCTTCTCGGATATGCAGCATTTAGAGCATTGTTTAATCACAGTCCTGCCATG AATGCCGCTGGAGGAATTCTTGGGTTGGTTGGTGCCATGTTTGTTGAAACTTTCCTTTTCATTATTAGAAGTTCCAATGCAGATGCCGACAAAACAAGAAAATCCAGTCAGAAACCGAGATCATCCTTTTCAACATCCAGGATTAAGAAAAACCAGTAG
- the LOC100499678 gene encoding uncharacterized protein isoform X1 codes for MGTDKSNRVGLVISRTDPIRDFLSDASKDATLSDELQRTSSDLLLQSEIPYVPFRTVWMASDPSTRPDLTRLFSGTRFIFSSPKPREKSEELKARLKKLEDIAERKAYQELVKDITPPKDVQEPFSSYKDQLGFGLHVVVTMFTGYLLGYAAFRALFNHSPAMNAAGGILGLVGAMFVETFLFIIRSSNADADKTRKSSQKPRSSFSTSRIKKNQ; via the exons ATGGGTACTGACAAGTCAAACCGGGTCGGGTTAGTGATATCCAGAACTGACCCGATTCGGGATTTCCTTTCCGACGCATCAAAAGACGCGACTCTCTCCGACGAACTTCAACGAACATCCTCCGATCTGCTCCTCCAGTCGGAGATACCCTACGTGCCATTTCGCACTGTGTGGATGGCCTCTGACCCATCAACCAGACCCGACTTGACCCGACTCTTTTCGGGCACCCGCTTCATCTTCTCCAGCCCTAAGCCCAGGGAAAAG AGTGAAGAATTGAAGGCGAGGCTGAAAAAGTTGGAAGATATAGCGGAGAGGAAAGCGTATCAAGAGCTTGTGAAGGATATTACGCCGCCTAAGGATGTTCAGGAACCCTTCTCTTCTTACAAGGATCAATTAggctttg GTTTGCATGTTGTGGTTACCATGTTTACTGGCTATCTTCTCGGATATGCAGCATTTAGAGCATTGTTTAATCACAGTCCTGCCATG AATGCCGCTGGAGGAATTCTTGGGTTGGTTGGTGCCATGTTTGTTGAAACTTTCCTTTTCATTATTAGAAGTTCCAATGCAGATGCCGACAAAACAAGAAAATCCAGTCAGAAACCGAGATCATCCTTTTCAACATCCAGGATTAAGAAAAACCAGTAG
- the LOC100776330 gene encoding elongation factor 1-alpha-like encodes MGKEKVHINIVVIGHVDSGKSTTTGHLIYKLGGIDKRVIERFEKEAAEMNKRSFKYAWVLDKLKAERERGITIDIALWKFETTKYYCTVIDAPGHRDFIKNMITGTSQADCAVLIIDSTTGGFEAGISKDGQTREHALLAFTLGVRQMICCCNKMDATTPKYSKARYDEIVKEVSSYMKKVGYNPDKIPFVPISGFEGDNMIERSTNLDWYKGPTLLEALDQINEPKRPSDKPLRLPLQDVYKIGGIGTVPVGRVETGVLKPGMVVTFAPTGLTTEVKSVEMHHETLTEAHPGDNVGFNVKNVAVKDLKRGFVASNSKDDPAKEAANFTSQVIIMNHPGQIGNGYAPVLDCHTSHIAVKFAELLTKIDRRSGKELEKEPKFLKNGDAGLVKMIPTKPMVVETFSEYPPLGRFAVRDMRQTVAVGVIKSVEKKDPTGAKVTKAAQKKAK; translated from the exons ATGGGTAAGGAAAAGGTTCACATTAACATCGTGGTCATTGGCCATGTCGACTCTgggaagtcaaccaccaccggTCACCTTATCTACAAGCTCGGAGGTATTGACAAGCGTGTCATCGAGAGATTCGAGAAGGAAGCTGCTGAGATGAATAAGAGGTCTTTCAAGTATGCCTGGGTGCTTGACAAGCTCAAGGCTGAGCGTGAAAGAGGAATCACCATTGATATTGCTCTGTGGAAGTTTGAGACCACAAAGTACTACTGCACAGTCATTGATGCCCCTGGACATAGGGATTTCATCAAGAACATGATTACTGGAACATCCCAAGCTGACTGTGCTGTTCTTATTATTGATTCCACCACTGGTGGTTTTGAAGCTGGTATTTCCAAGGATGGACAGACTCGTGAGCATGCTCTCCTTGCATTCACTCTTGGTGTGAGGCAGATGATTTGCTGCTGCAACAAG ATGGATGCCACTACACCTAAGTACTCCAAGGCAAGGTACGATGAAATTGTCAAGGAAGTTTCTTCCTACATGAAGAAGGTCGGATACAACCCTGACAAAATTCCTTTTGTTCCCATCTCTGGTTTTGAGGGAGATAACATGATTGAGAGGTCTACAAACCTTGACTGGTACAAGGGTCCAACCCTTCTTGAGGCCCTTGATCAGATCAATGAGCCCAAGAGGCCATCGGACAAGCCTCTCCGATTGCCCCTTCAGGATGTCTACAAGATTGGTGGGATAGGAACTGTGCCTGTTGGACGGGTTGAAACCGGTGTCTTGAAACCTGGAATGGTGGTTACCTTTGCACCAACTGGACTAACAACTGAAGTTAAGTCTGTGGAGATGCACCATGAAACTCTCACTGAGGCCCATCCTGGTGACAATGTGGGATTCAATGTTAAGAATGTTGCTGTCAAGGATCTCAAGCGTGGTTTTGTTGCGTCTAACTCTAAGGATGACCCTGCCAAGGAGGCTGCTAACTTCACATCCCAAGTTATCATCATGAACCACCCTGGACAGATTGGAAATGGCTATGCACCTGTTCTTGATTGCCACACCTCCCACATTGCCGTCAAGTTTGCTGAACTCTTGACCAAGATTGACAGGCGATCTGGTAAGGAACTTGAGAAGGAGCCCAAATTCCTGAAGAATGGTGATGCTGGTTTGGTCAAGATGATTCCCACCAAGCCCATGGTGGTTGAAACCTTCTCCGAGTATCCTCCACTTGGTCGTTTTGCTGTGAGAGACATGCGTCAAACTGTGGCTGTGGGAGTCATCAAGAGCGTCGAGAAGAAGGACCCTACTGGAGCTAAGGTCACCAAGGCTGCACAGAAGAAGGCCAAATGA